The region TACCTGGGCCTGCTGCGCGGCCTGGACAAGGACGTGGTGGCCCGGCGGGCCGAGGAACTGCTGGCCGTACTGGAGCTGGACGGCGCGGAGAAGACGCTGGTCATCGAGTATTCGACCGGCATGCGCAAGAAGATCGGGCTGGCCACCGCGCTGCTGCACGCGCCGCGGCTGCTGGTGCTGGACGAGCCGTTCGAGGCGGTGGACCCGGTGTCCGCCGCCACGATCAAGACCATCCTGCGCGGCTTCGTCTCGGGCGGCGGCTCGATCGTCCTGTCCAGCCATGTGATGGCTCTTGTCGAGCAGCTGTGCGACCACGTCGCGGTGATCGACAAGGGTACGGTGGCCGCGGCCGGCACTCTGGACGAGGTGCGCGGCGCGCGCTCGCTGGAGGAGACCTTCGTCGAGCTCGTCGGCGAGCAGGGCGGCGAAGTCAAGGAGCTGTCGTGGCTGTCGCGCTGACCATGGCCCGGATGAAGGTCGCGGTGCTGCGCCACGCCTTCCACGGCGAGCGGGCGCAGACCGCGGGCACCGGCGCGTCGCTCGGCGCGCTGCTCGCGGCCGGAACCGTCTACCTGGCCTTCGCCGGCCCCGACCTGCTGGCGGCGGGGTATGCGGTCTGGCTGCTGGGCTGGATGCTCGGCCCGGTCTTCATGGGTGGCGGCGACGAGACGCTGCGTCCGGAGTACTTCTCGCTGCTCGGCCTGCCGCCGCGCCGGCTGGCGGCCGGGCTGCTGGTCTCGGCCTTCGTCGGCGTCGCGCCGGTGGTGAGCCTGACCGCCCTGCTCGGGCTGCTGGTCGCGGGGGTACGGCTCGGCGTCGCGAACGCTCTGGTGGCCGTGCCGGCGATGGTGCTGCAGTTGGCCGTTTTCGTGCTGCTGTCGAAGATCTCCGTGGCGGTGGTCGGGCTGGCGCTGCGCACCCGGTCGGGTGCGATCACCTCGGGCGTGCTCAACGGCGCGATCCTGGCGGCGCTCGGGCAGATCTGGGTCTTTTTCGTGATCTTCGGACAGACCGGCGTACCCTCCGTGGTGTGGTACCTGCCCTCCGGATGGGGCCTGCTGGCCGTCCGGGGCGAGTGGTGGGCGCTGGCGGCGCTGGCCGTACTGGTGCTGCTGCTCCTGGGCGCGTGGGCGGCGCTGCTCAGCAGGCGCGCGGGCGCCACGCGGGCCTCCGCCCGGGGCAGACGCCCGATGACGGCGACCACCGCCAACGGCGCGATCATCTCCAAGGAGCTGCGCACCTGGTCGCGCGACCTGGTGCGCAACCACCAGCTGACCTTCGCGCTCTCGTACGGCGTCTGCTTCGCGGCCAGCCCGCTGATCCTCGGCTGGGACGGCATGCTGCCCTACGCCGGCCTGATCTTCATCGTGATGGCCGCCGCCATGACCTCCAACCTGTACGGCACCGACGGCACCGCGCTGTGGCTGACGCTGATGACGACGACCGCGAGCGACGTGCGCGGCAGGCAGCTGGCCTGGCTGTCGGCGCACGCACCGGTGGCGATCGTGCTGACGGTGGCGTTCACCGCTGTGGCCGATGGCCGGTGGCCCCTGATCCTGGCACTGCTGCCCGCCCTGCTGGGCGGCGCGGCCGGGCTGGTGCCGCTCATCTCGGTGTACGGGCTCGTACCCGGCACCGACCCGCACCGCCGCGCGGGCAACCCGCTGCGTACCAGCGAGGACGACGGCGGCCTGACCGGGCTGGCCTATCTGACGCTCGCGCTGGTGCTCCTGACGGGCGTGCCGGCGGCGCTGGCGGCGATCTGGTACGGCTGGCCGGGCGTGGCCGCCGGCGTCGTGACCGGCACGCTGTGCCACTGGGGCTTCGGCCTGCTCGCCGAGCGGCGGCTGCGCTCACACGGACCCGAACTGCTGGACACCATGCGGACCGGCCGCAAGCCGCGGACGACGGTGAAGTCCCGCTTCGAGCACCTGTCCACGACGCGGAAGACGATCGCCTGGTGGTGCTTCGGCTTCGGCGCCATCCCGCTGATCCCGCAGGGCGTGCTCGCCGCCGTCTTCGTGGCCAACGGCATGCCGCGCCACAGCTGGTTCCTGGCCACCTACATGCCCTCCGGGCTGCGCTACCCGGTCGCCGCCGCCTTCGTCCTGCTCGGTCTGGCGATGTACGGCACGGGCTTGTGGGTCGTCAGGCCACGGGCGCCTCGATAAGGTCGGCCGCCATGTCAACGTATCCAGGCGCGCGGCGAGACGTGAGAGTGCGTGGCCGGGGCCGCGACGCACTCGACCACGACGATCGCCGATGACGCGGGGGCTGGGACGGGACTTCGCGTGGCTGTGGGGGGCCTACGCGGTGAGCTCCCTGGGGACATGGCTGGCGCTGGACGCGTTTCCGCTGATCGCCATCCTGGCCCTGCACGCCGGCGCCGCGCAGGTGTCCCTGATCGCCGCGGCCGGCGGCGCGGCCGGCGCCCTGCTGGCCGTGCCGCTCGGCCCGTGGATGGAGTTCCGGCGGAAGCGGCGGCTCATGATCCGGGCCGACCTGGTCCGCTTCCTGACGCTGCTGACCGTGCCGGTCGCGTACGCCGCCGGCGCGCTGACGTACGCGCACCTGCTCGGCGTGGCCATGGTCGTCGCCCTGGCCGACATCGTCTTCGTGGGGGCGAGCGGAGCGCATCTCAAGGCCCTGGTGCCGCCGCGGCATCTCATGGAGGCCAACGGCCGGTTCGAGACGGTCATGTGGACGTCCACCGCACTCGGCCCCCCGGCCGGCGGCGCGCTCATCGGGATTCTCGGCCCTGTCGTCACGGTCGCCCTGA is a window of Microbispora sp. NBC_01189 DNA encoding:
- a CDS encoding ABC transporter ATP-binding protein, whose amino-acid sequence is MTPALEISGLTKRFGDRLAVDAIDLSVPPGSFFGLVGQNGAGKTTTLSMAVGLLRPDSGSARIFGADVWSAPERAKAEVGVLPDGLAMPERLTGREVLTYLGLLRGLDKDVVARRAEELLAVLELDGAEKTLVIEYSTGMRKKIGLATALLHAPRLLVLDEPFEAVDPVSAATIKTILRGFVSGGGSIVLSSHVMALVEQLCDHVAVIDKGTVAAAGTLDEVRGARSLEETFVELVGEQGGEVKELSWLSR